CCCTCACTGGCAAGCGCTCGCTGATGATGGATCTGCTGGCGGAGGGGACCGACCGCGGAGACGGCGCCATCGTCGTCACCACGAAGGACGGGGCCGACCGCGTGCTGAAAGACTACGAAAAGCGGACGCCCTACGAGGGGAAGCCGGTCGCGGTCGTCGACTGCGTCACCCGACAGCAGGGTGTCAACGACGCCCGCGAGTCGGACCGCATCAAGTACACCTCCTCGCCAGTTGACATGACCGGCATCGGGATCAAACTCTCCGAGTTCCTCCAGGCGTTCGGGGACCGCGGTATCGAGGAGAACCGCGTGATGGTCCACTCGCTGTCGACGCTGTTGATGTACTCCGACCTGCAGACGGTGTTCCGGTTCCTGCACGTGTTCACGGGCCGCATCCAGAGCGTGAACGGTCTCGGCCTGTTCAGTATCGACTCGACGTCGCACGACGAACAGGCGATGAACACCCTCAAGCAGCTCTTCGACGGCGTCATCACCGTCCCCGAGGACGGCGAGCCCGAGATCCGGCTGGCCTGAGCGCCGGGCGTTTTAATCGGCGCGACCGCGTACTCGCGAGTATGCCCCTCACCGACGACGAGGACCTCGACCGACTGTTAGACGCCGACACCGTCGCCGTGATCGGCTGCTCGACGACGCCCGGCAAGGCCGCCCACGACGTGCCGGCGTACCTCCAGCGGAACGGGTATCGGGTGATCCCGGTGAACCCGTTCGCCGACGAGATCCTCGGTGAACCCGCGGTCGATCGGCTCGCCGACGTGGACGCCGATGTCGACTTGGTGAACGTCTTCCGCCCGAGCGAGGAGGTGCCGGAGATACTCGACGCCGTCCGCGAGCGACACGGAGCGCGTGGCGACGCGGCGGCGGCTTGGCTCCAACTCGGGATCAGTCACGACGAGGCGGCCGAGAACGCCGAGGCAGACGGGGTCGAGGTGGTACAGGATCGCTGTATGAAAGTCGAACACGGGCGGCTTCGCGGGTAGCCGAGAGACGAGCCGAGAGACGAGACGCCGCCCCGCGGGAACGCCTTACCCCTCCCACTCCTCGAACGAGCGGTAGACGCCCTTCGAGAGGTAGCGCTCGGAGGAGTCGCAGAATATCGTGGCCACCGTGTCGTGGGGCGCGTCGATCGCGCCGTCGCGAATGTCGCGGGCGACCCGCTTCGCCGCGATCGCGTTCGCGGCCGCGGAGGAGGCGACGAGCTGTCCCTCCTCGGCCGCCAGCCGGCCCATCTCCTCGTGGACCTCGCGGTCGGGGACGGCGAGGATGTCGTCGACTAGCTCCGGGTCGAAGAGGTCGTTGCGGTCGATGTCGTGGGTGCCGATCCCCTCCGTCTTGTACTCCGCGTGTTCGACCTCCTCGCCGAGGAACTCCCGGTAGGCGGAGCCGGCGGGTTCGACCGCGACGACGTGGGTGTCGGGATCGCGCTCGCGGAAGTACCGGGCCATCCCCATCAGCGTCCCGCCGGTGCCGCAGCCGGCGACGACCGCGCCGACCTCACCGTCCAGCGCCTCGTCGATCTCCGGGGCGGTCGTCTCGTAGTGGGCCTCGGCGTTGAGCGGGTTCGAGAACTGCTGTGGAACGACGGCGTCGTCCAGTTCGTCGGCGATCTCGTGGGCCCGGTCGATGGCGAATCCCATCCCGTCTTCGCTCGGGGTGTTGACCACCTCCGCGCCGAGCGCGCGCATCAGTTGCTGTTTCTCCACCGAGAACCGCTCCGGGACGACGAAGACCGCGTTCAGCCCCAACTGCTCGGCGGCGACGGCGATCCCGATCCCGGTGTTGCCGGCGGTCGGCTCGACGACGGTCCCGCCCGCCCCCACGTCGCCGCGTTCGAGCATGCGTTCGAGCATGTACTTCCCGATGCGGTCTTTGACGCTCGCACCGGGATTGAACGACTCAAGCTTCGCGTACACCGGCACCGCGTCCGGTGAGTCGTGGACCCGGACGAGCGGCGTCTCCCCTATCGTCTCCAGGACCGACGACAGGGGCTCCTGGTGGCTCGTCATGCCGCCGGAAACGGTTCCGCCTCTCTTGTGTGTTTCCATGCCCCGTCGCGGGCGCGAGAGCGTACCGGGGATCGAACAAACTTATGGCCCTCGTCCGGTTCCGGAGAGGTATGAGCGAGACCGACGGGCAGGCGGACGTGACGGTCGTCCTTCCGGACGGATCAGAGCTGGCCGTTCCGGCGGGCGCGACGGTCGAGGACGTTGCCTTCGAGATCGGCCCCGGACTCGGTCGCGACACGGTCGCGGGGAAGATAGACGGCGAACTCGTGGAGAAACACGCGTCGGTCCACGACGGCGCGCGGATCGAGATCGTCACCGACCAGTCCGACGAGTACCTCACCGTGTTGCGCCACTCGGCCGCCCACGTGTTCGCGCAGGCTCTCCAGCGGCTCCACCCCGGCGCGACGCTGACCATCGGCCCGCCGACCGACGAGGGGTTCTACTACGACGTGACCGACGTCGACCTCGACGAGGACGACCTCGACGCGATCGAAGACGAGATGGACGCGATCATCGAGGCAGACTACGACATCGAGCGCGAGGTCCGGTCCCGCGAGGACGCGAAGGCGATCTACGCCGACAACGAGTACAAACAGCAGATCCTCAGCGAGGAGGCCGACGACGAGGAGGTCACCTTCTACGTCCAGGACGGCTGGCAGGACCTCTGTCAGGGGCCTCACGTCGAATCGACCGGCGAGATCGGCGCGGCGACCCTCTTGGAGGTCTCCGCGGCCTACTGGCGCGGCGACGAGGAGAACGACACGCTCACGCGAGTGTACGGGACGGCGTTCGCCTCCGAGTCCGACCTGGAAGAGCATCTCGAACTCCGCGAGGAGGCCTTAGAGCGCGACCACCGGAAGATCGGCCAGGAGATGAACCTCTTCTCGATCCCGACGGTGACCGGGCCGGGGCTCCCGCTGTACCACCCGCCGGGGAAGACCGTCCTCCGCGAGCTGTCGAACTTCGCGAACGAGCTCAACCGTGCGCAGGGGTACGAGGAGGTCGAGACGCCCCACGTGTTCCGGACGGAGCTGTGGAAGCAGTCCGGCCACTACGAGAACTACAAAGACGACATGTTCCTCCTCGACGTCAACGACGAGGAGTACGGCCTGAAGCCGATGAACTGTCCGGGCCACGCGACCATCTTCGACCAGCAGTCGTGGTCGTACCGCGACCTGCCGCAGCGCTACTTCGAGAACGGGAAGGTGTACCGGAAAGAGCAGCGCGGCGAGCTCTCCGGACTCTCGCGCGTCTGGTCGTTCACCATCGACGACGGCCACCTGTTCGTCCGCCCGGACCAGATCCGTCAGGAGATCGAGGCCGTCATCGAGATGATCTTCGAGGTCGTCGAGACGCTGGACTTGGACGTCGAGGTCGCGCTCGCGACCCGCCCCGACAAGTCCGTCGGCGGCGACGAGATCTGGGAGTCCGCGGAAGAACAGCTCCGAGACGTGCTCGAATCCGGCGGCTACGACTACGACGTCGAGCCGGGCGACGGCGCCTTCTACGGCCCGAAGATCGACTTCGGCTTCGAGGACGCGCTGGGCCGCGTCTGGGACGGCCCGACCGTCCAGCTCGACTTCAACATGCCCGAGCGGTTCGATCTCACCTACACGGGCGAGGACAACGAGGACCACCAGCCGGTGATGATCCACCGCGCGCTGTACGGCAGTTACGAGCGCTTCTTCATGGTCCTCATCGAGCACTTCGACGGCGACTTTCCGCTCTGGCTCGCGCCCGAGCAGGTCCGCATCCTCCCCGTCTCCGACGAGACGCTCGGCTACGCGCACCGCGTGAAAAACGAGCTGGAGTCCGCCGGCTTCCGCGTCGAGGTCGAGGACCGCGACTGGACCGTCGGCCGCAAGATCCGCGCCGGCCACGACGACCGGCTCCCCTACATGGTCGTCGTCGGCGAGGACGAGCAGGAGGCCGGCACCGTGTCGGTCCGCGACCGCTTCGAGAACCAGCGTGGGGACGTCGACCTCGACGCCTTCCGCGACCACCTCGTCGACGAGCGCGACGAGAAGCGAACGACTCCCGACTTCATCGACGCCGAGTAAGTCGCGACCGCCCGAGCGACACCGCGGCGCTCCCCGGCATTGTGCCGGATCGTGTCCGCGTCGTGCGCTTCGCACGTGCGCCCCCGCGTTTCGTCGCGTTTTTGCCACTCCTCCGGATACCTCTCGCCATGCCGGACACAGCCGCGGTGACCGAACGAGACAGCGACGCACCGGACGTAGGCGAGTTGACGCCACCCGACCGGACACTGATGGGGCCGGGGCCGAGCGACGTTCACCCGCGCGTGCTCAACGCGATGAGCACGCCCCTCGTCGGCCACCTCGACCCCTCGTTCGTCGAGATCATGAACGAAGTCCAGGAGCTGTTGCGGTACACGTTCCGGACGGACAACCAGTGGACCATCCCCGTGTCCGGAACCGGCTCCGCGTCGATGGAGGCGGCCGTCGGCAACCTCGTCGAGCCCGGCGAGACGATGCTGGTCCCCACGAACGGCTACTTCGGCGGGCGCATGCAGTCGATGGCGGAACGCGCCGGCGGCGAGGTCGTCACCGTCGACGCGCCGTGGGGCGAGCCTCTCGATCCGGTCGACGTCCAGCAGGCGTTCGACGAACACCAGCCGGACGTGTTCGGCTTCGTCCACGCGGAGACCTCGACGGGGGTCCTCCAGCCGAACGTCTCTGAGCTGACCGACATCGCGCACGACCACGACGCGTACGTGATCGCCGACTGTGTCACCTCGCTCGGCGGCGTCGAGATGCGGGTCGACGAGTGGGGCGTCGACGCGGCCTACTCCGGGCCACAGAAGTGTCTCTCCTGTCCGCCCGGCGCGAGCCCCCTCACGCTCAACGACCGCGCGATGGACAAGGTGCTCGACCGAGACGAGCAGCCCCGGTCGTGGTACCTCGACCTCTCGCTGCTTGAGGGGTACTGGGGCGACGACCGCTCGTACCACCACACCGCGCCGATCACGAACGTGTACGCGCTCCGCGAGGCGCTCCGGCTCGTGGCCGAAGAGGGGATCGAGGAGCGCTGGGCGCGTCACCGCGCGGTCGCCGGCGAGTTGAAGTCCGGGCTTCAGGAGATGGGCCTCGAGATGAACGCGCCGGACGAGTACTGGCTGCCGAGCCTGAACGCGGTTCGCGTGCCCGACGGCGTCGACGACGGCGCCGTCATCCAGCACCTGCTCGACGAGTACGACCTCGAAATCGCCTCCGGGCTCGGCGATCTGGCGGGCGACATCTGGCGGATCGGCTGTATGGGCCACTCCGCCCGCCGGAAGAACGTCGAGTACGTGCTGGCGGCCGTAGAAGACGCCTTAGCCGAACAGAGGTTCTGAACGCGAGCGCGCCCTCCGCCCCGAGAGGACCGAGTGCAGCCGTCGTGTGCCCGCGTGACGAACGCACGAGCGATTTTTCACGGAGACCCGAGTTGGTCGAGACATGACCGACGCGTTCGGGCGCGCGATCTTCGACCACCACCGGGGCGAGCGGGACGCGCCGCTCTTACACCGGGACGGCGACGAGACCGTCGAACATCCCATCGAGGCGTTCTACTTCACCGAGTTCGACCCGGGCGCGGACGCGACCCACGAGTGGCTCGCCTCGTGGCTTCACGGGCCGCTCGTCGACCTCGGCGCCGGGACGGGTCGCCACGCGCTGTACTTCCAAGAGCGGTTCGAGACGGTCGCGCTCGAACCGAGCCCCGCGCTCGTCGAGACGATGCGCGACCGCGGCGTCGAGGACGCCCGCGAGGGGGACATGTTCGCGCTCCGCGAGCAGTTCTCGCGCGACCGGTTCGGCTCCGCGCTCGCGAACGGGACCCAGCTCGGCCTCGCGGGGTCGATGCGCGGCCTCTCCGCGTTCCTCGGCGATCTCGGGTACGTGACGACGCCCGACGCGACCGCGGTCGTCGACTGTTACGACCCGACTCACCCCGCGACGGCCGACCTCGTGGGCTACCGGGCGGACCCGACGCCGGGGCTCGCACACCGGGTCATGTTCTTCGAGTACGAGGGCGAGACGAACCCGATCCTCCAGCTTCGGCTCTTCAGTCCGGACCGGCTCCGCGAGGCCGCCGTCGGGACCGGCTGGGAGGTCGCGGACGTCGTTCGCGGCAGCGAGGGGAACGAGTACCACTACCGCGCCGCGCTCCGGAAGCGGTAGACCCCGACGACGCCCTCAGACGGCTCTCGGCTACCACGTCGTCAGCGCTCCCCGCCCGTGGTCGCGCGCGAGCACCGCGAGGAACGCGAGGACGCCGGTGATCGCGAACGCGCCGCCCACGTAAAACACCGCGGCCATGCTCACTTCGACCATCAGCCAGCCGGCGATCAGCGGGCCGGCCACCGAGCCGGGTCGCCAGACGAGTTCGCGGATGCCGAAACTGGACGCGACGCCGCCGTCGTCGGTGCCCTCGTCGGCGAACAGCGCCATACTCGCCGGCTCGCGGAAGGAGTCGGCGACGCCGAGCAGTCCGGAGAAGGCGACGAGCGGGAGGTACGCCGGCGGCAAATCACCGAGGATCGGGATCGTCACGCCCGCGCCGAGCGCGGTGCCGATGGCGGTCGCGAACGGGATCGCCACCGCGATCAGGCCGTAGGCGCCGCCGCCGGCGAAGACGAAGAGCGAGCGCCCGTAGGCGTCCGAGAGCCGGCCGGTGAACAGTTGCCCGACCATGTTGGTCGCCTTCTCGGCCGTGACGGTGACGCCGATGGCGACGCCGGTGACGCCGAGGCCGCCGGCGGCCAGTTCCGTGCTGACGTATATCGGCACCCAGGTTCGTACCATCGTCACGGCGAAGGCGTACTGCGCGCGGAAGGTCGTTATCGTGAGAATCCGTCGGCTCACGGCGAGATCAGAGAAGGGGAACCCCTCGACGCGCGTGTCGTCGTCGTCTAAGACGAGCCACGTGACGCTCCACGCGGCGACCATCAGCGCCGAGATGATCGCGAAGATGGGACCGAAGCCGACCGCGTCGTAGATCCCCCCGGCAGACAGCGAACCGAGGATCGAGGCGGCGAAGGACGCGGCGTTGGCCTTCCCGATCTTGTCTGCGCGCGTTCCGCCGGTCGCGATCTGTCCGACGAGCGAGAGCGTCATCAGGCCCGCCCCGGTGACGACGAACCCCTGTAGCGCGCGAACGAGGACGAACGAGGCCGAGGAGTCGACGAGCGGGAACAGCGCGTAGACGCCCGCGCCGACCCCGAGGACGACCAAGAGAACGGTCCGCTTGTCGAAGCGGTCGCCGGCCCACGCGAGCGGGACCACGGCGACCGTCTGTGCGAGCGTAAACCCCGTCGTGTACATCCCGATGATGAATCCGGCGGAGATGGTGACGCCGAGGACGGTCGTCGCCTGCGGGTCTAAGGTGTTGATGTAGGTGCCCAAAAGCGTGATGAGCGTGATGAACCCGAACCCCTCGGCGAAGCGGGTGAGATAGAGCGCCCAGAACTGCGATCGCCGCACTCCGGTTGGAGCCGCCGCGTTGCTCACACCGGATCGCCGCGTACGGATTTAAAAGGGGTTGCGGTTCGGTGGTCGGGAGGGAGCTCCCGGCGGTGCCGCTCGGCGAAGGGAAGACGAGTCGTCACCGGTGGCTAACTGGGTTTATAAGTGGAGCGAGCCGGTCGTGAGTCCGCCAAAGCGGGTCGCTAGCCGGTTCGCTGTGGCGCCGAAGGTACGTGGGTTGCGTCGTCATCGTTTCGTTGGCCGTGCTGCGTCTAACCGCTCGGCGTGCTCGCCGCGATTCTCCACCCGACCGCGGTAGCGTCTCTGACGAATCGGATTTCAACAAAACCAATAATCCGACGACAGATTTCTTCGATAATGCCCTCCACAAACGACACCGAGCGCCCACAGGAGGCGCTCGACGTTGCAAAACAGTATCTCAGACGTGAACGCCCGCTCAGCGCACTTGTCGTCGCACTCGCCGTATCGGTGTTCTCCGGGACGTACCTTGCGACTTCACTTCTCCCGGCGGTTGTTGTCGCGGTTA
This genomic window from Halorubrum sp. PV6 contains:
- a CDS encoding recombinase RecA; this translates as MYDLRPHFEEEVSPGTNLLLTGPPLTGKRSLMMDLLAEGTDRGDGAIVVTTKDGADRVLKDYEKRTPYEGKPVAVVDCVTRQQGVNDARESDRIKYTSSPVDMTGIGIKLSEFLQAFGDRGIEENRVMVHSLSTLLMYSDLQTVFRFLHVFTGRIQSVNGLGLFSIDSTSHDEQAMNTLKQLFDGVITVPEDGEPEIRLA
- a CDS encoding CoA-binding protein yields the protein MPLTDDEDLDRLLDADTVAVIGCSTTPGKAAHDVPAYLQRNGYRVIPVNPFADEILGEPAVDRLADVDADVDLVNVFRPSEEVPEILDAVRERHGARGDAAAAWLQLGISHDEAAENAEADGVEVVQDRCMKVEHGRLRG
- a CDS encoding PLP-dependent cysteine synthase family protein, which codes for MTSHQEPLSSVLETIGETPLVRVHDSPDAVPVYAKLESFNPGASVKDRIGKYMLERMLERGDVGAGGTVVEPTAGNTGIGIAVAAEQLGLNAVFVVPERFSVEKQQLMRALGAEVVNTPSEDGMGFAIDRAHEIADELDDAVVPQQFSNPLNAEAHYETTAPEIDEALDGEVGAVVAGCGTGGTLMGMARYFRERDPDTHVVAVEPAGSAYREFLGEEVEHAEYKTEGIGTHDIDRNDLFDPELVDDILAVPDREVHEEMGRLAAEEGQLVASSAAANAIAAKRVARDIRDGAIDAPHDTVATIFCDSSERYLSKGVYRSFEEWEG
- the thrS gene encoding threonine--tRNA ligase — encoded protein: MALVRFRRGMSETDGQADVTVVLPDGSELAVPAGATVEDVAFEIGPGLGRDTVAGKIDGELVEKHASVHDGARIEIVTDQSDEYLTVLRHSAAHVFAQALQRLHPGATLTIGPPTDEGFYYDVTDVDLDEDDLDAIEDEMDAIIEADYDIEREVRSREDAKAIYADNEYKQQILSEEADDEEVTFYVQDGWQDLCQGPHVESTGEIGAATLLEVSAAYWRGDEENDTLTRVYGTAFASESDLEEHLELREEALERDHRKIGQEMNLFSIPTVTGPGLPLYHPPGKTVLRELSNFANELNRAQGYEEVETPHVFRTELWKQSGHYENYKDDMFLLDVNDEEYGLKPMNCPGHATIFDQQSWSYRDLPQRYFENGKVYRKEQRGELSGLSRVWSFTIDDGHLFVRPDQIRQEIEAVIEMIFEVVETLDLDVEVALATRPDKSVGGDEIWESAEEQLRDVLESGGYDYDVEPGDGAFYGPKIDFGFEDALGRVWDGPTVQLDFNMPERFDLTYTGEDNEDHQPVMIHRALYGSYERFFMVLIEHFDGDFPLWLAPEQVRILPVSDETLGYAHRVKNELESAGFRVEVEDRDWTVGRKIRAGHDDRLPYMVVVGEDEQEAGTVSVRDRFENQRGDVDLDAFRDHLVDERDEKRTTPDFIDAE
- a CDS encoding alanine--glyoxylate aminotransferase family protein produces the protein MPDTAAVTERDSDAPDVGELTPPDRTLMGPGPSDVHPRVLNAMSTPLVGHLDPSFVEIMNEVQELLRYTFRTDNQWTIPVSGTGSASMEAAVGNLVEPGETMLVPTNGYFGGRMQSMAERAGGEVVTVDAPWGEPLDPVDVQQAFDEHQPDVFGFVHAETSTGVLQPNVSELTDIAHDHDAYVIADCVTSLGGVEMRVDEWGVDAAYSGPQKCLSCPPGASPLTLNDRAMDKVLDRDEQPRSWYLDLSLLEGYWGDDRSYHHTAPITNVYALREALRLVAEEGIEERWARHRAVAGELKSGLQEMGLEMNAPDEYWLPSLNAVRVPDGVDDGAVIQHLLDEYDLEIASGLGDLAGDIWRIGCMGHSARRKNVEYVLAAVEDALAEQRF
- a CDS encoding class I SAM-dependent methyltransferase, whose amino-acid sequence is MTDAFGRAIFDHHRGERDAPLLHRDGDETVEHPIEAFYFTEFDPGADATHEWLASWLHGPLVDLGAGTGRHALYFQERFETVALEPSPALVETMRDRGVEDAREGDMFALREQFSRDRFGSALANGTQLGLAGSMRGLSAFLGDLGYVTTPDATAVVDCYDPTHPATADLVGYRADPTPGLAHRVMFFEYEGETNPILQLRLFSPDRLREAAVGTGWEVADVVRGSEGNEYHYRAALRKR
- a CDS encoding MFS transporter, which encodes MSNAAAPTGVRRSQFWALYLTRFAEGFGFITLITLLGTYINTLDPQATTVLGVTISAGFIIGMYTTGFTLAQTVAVVPLAWAGDRFDKRTVLLVVLGVGAGVYALFPLVDSSASFVLVRALQGFVVTGAGLMTLSLVGQIATGGTRADKIGKANAASFAASILGSLSAGGIYDAVGFGPIFAIISALMVAAWSVTWLVLDDDDTRVEGFPFSDLAVSRRILTITTFRAQYAFAVTMVRTWVPIYVSTELAAGGLGVTGVAIGVTVTAEKATNMVGQLFTGRLSDAYGRSLFVFAGGGAYGLIAVAIPFATAIGTALGAGVTIPILGDLPPAYLPLVAFSGLLGVADSFREPASMALFADEGTDDGGVASSFGIRELVWRPGSVAGPLIAGWLMVEVSMAAVFYVGGAFAITGVLAFLAVLARDHGRGALTTW